One window of the Mycoplasmopsis anatis genome contains the following:
- a CDS encoding redoxin domain-containing protein, with translation MKKIFFKNLEVTLSGEQLKLGDVLNKINDIFPAGSFSGENIEFNKGKYKILTTYPSVDTSVCDFQVLELSKITSEFPELDYIGISVDLPSALNSYKSMHPTGSIKMYSDYRTKNFSKQSGLLIDELQLLGRSIYVLDKENKVIYSEIKDQVGEQIDFDKLRNFLKNL, from the coding sequence ATGAAAAAAATATTTTTTAAAAATTTAGAAGTAACCTTATCAGGTGAACAATTAAAATTAGGAGATGTCCTAAACAAGATTAATGATATTTTCCCAGCTGGAAGTTTTTCTGGAGAAAATATTGAATTTAATAAAGGAAAATATAAAATTTTAACAACTTATCCATCAGTAGACACAAGTGTGTGTGATTTTCAAGTTTTAGAATTATCAAAAATAACCTCTGAATTTCCTGAGTTAGACTATATTGGTATTTCAGTCGATTTACCTTCAGCGTTAAATTCATATAAGTCAATGCACCCAACCGGTTCAATTAAAATGTATTCCGATTATAGAACCAAAAACTTTTCAAAACAATCAGGTTTATTAATTGATGAATTACAATTATTAGGTAGATCAATTTATGTTCTTGATAAAGAAAACAAAGTTATCTATAGTGAAATCAAGGACCAAGTTGGTGAACAAATTGACTTTGATAAATTAAGAAACTTCTTAAAAAATCTTTAA
- a CDS encoding restriction endonuclease subunit S yields the protein MNKIWDLIKNEKVEWKSLGEVCDIKRGMKITKKIMEENKGEYPVYSSQTTNNGEIGKLNYYMFDGEYVTWTTDGCYAGTFYYRNEKFSATTHCGVLNVKREQKLLTKFLYYYLTYDSVNLKNSIVGTIPLFTSEMVSSIKIPIPSIDTQNKIVKILDKFNIYVKELEHELEHRNKQYQHYRDMLLSENYLESNCRNNLMNVDREIKWKKLGDICSIERGTRIIKKELVSNGIYPVISGGVEPMGYFDKSNREANTITIAQYGVAGFVNWQAEKFWANDVCYSLLPNETIMNKYLFYFLKSKQEYIYSISNKTAIPYSIDKESILNIEIPIPSLNIQNRIVKILDKFSALSENTKGLLPKEIQQRQAQYKYYRDKLWVVEKMCGEIILYIFYYFLFRKEKFHT from the coding sequence ATGAATAAGATTTGAGATTTGATTAAAAATGAAAAAGTTGAGTGAAAAAGTTTAGGCGAAGTCTGTGATATAAAAAGAGGAATGAAAATAACAAAAAAAATTATGGAAGAAAATAAAGGTGAATATCCTGTTTATTCATCTCAAACAACGAATAATGGAGAAATAGGCAAACTTAATTATTATATGTTTGATGGTGAATATGTTACATGAACAACGGATGGTTGCTATGCAGGTACTTTTTATTATAGAAATGAAAAATTTTCTGCTACAACACACTGTGGTGTTTTAAATGTTAAGCGTGAGCAAAAATTATTGACAAAATTTTTATATTATTATCTTACTTACGATTCTGTTAACTTAAAGAACTCAATAGTTGGTACAATACCTCTTTTTACATCTGAAATGGTTTCATCAATTAAAATCCCAATTCCTTCCATAGATACACAAAACAAAATTGTAAAAATACTTGATAAATTCAACATTTATGTTAAAGAGTTGGAGCACGAGTTGGAGCACCGGAATAAACAATATCAACACTATAGAGATATGTTATTAAGCGAAAACTATCTAGAATCCAATTGTAGAAATAATTTAATGAATGTTGATCGAGAAATTAAGTGGAAGAAACTTGGTGATATTTGTTCTATTGAAAGAGGAACAAGAATTATTAAAAAAGAACTAGTCTCAAATGGTATTTATCCAGTAATATCTGGTGGAGTTGAACCAATGGGATATTTTGATAAGTCAAATAGAGAAGCAAATACCATAACAATTGCACAATATGGTGTGGCAGGTTTTGTGAATTGACAAGCTGAAAAATTTTGAGCAAATGATGTTTGCTACTCTTTATTGCCAAATGAAACAATAATGAATAAGTATTTATTTTATTTTTTAAAAAGTAAACAAGAATATATTTATTCAATTTCAAATAAAACAGCAATACCTTATAGCATTGATAAGGAAAGTATTTTAAATATAGAAATACCAATTCCATCTCTAAATATTCAAAATAGAATTGTCAAAATACTTGATAAGTTTTCTGCATTATCCGAAAATACCAAAGGACTTTTACCAAAAGAAATTCAACAAAGACAAGCACAATATAAGTATTATAGGGATAAATTATGGGTGGTGGAAAAAATGTGTGGAGAAATTATTCTCTACATTTTTTATTACTTTTTATTCAGAAAGGAGAAATTTCATACATAA
- a CDS encoding deoxycytidylate deaminase has protein sequence MKKDNVLNWDGYFMALAKVSAMRSKDPSTKVGACIINNEKRVVALGYNGMPKGLDDEFPWNREGISPKETKYPYVVHAEMNAILNAYQKFENCLIYTTLFPCSSCAKTLAQSGIIEVIYEQDKYHNTEDGWIARKILKIAGIKTRKIDVDTSVLVNVGDNNYKG, from the coding sequence ATGAAAAAAGATAATGTTCTAAATTGAGATGGATACTTCATGGCACTAGCTAAAGTGTCAGCAATGCGTTCTAAAGATCCTTCAACAAAGGTAGGGGCTTGCATCATTAATAACGAAAAAAGAGTTGTAGCGTTAGGTTATAACGGTATGCCAAAAGGGTTAGATGATGAATTTCCTTGAAACCGTGAAGGGATTTCGCCTAAGGAAACTAAATACCCTTATGTTGTTCACGCTGAGATGAATGCCATATTAAATGCATATCAAAAGTTTGAAAATTGCTTAATTTATACTACCTTATTTCCATGTTCAAGTTGTGCAAAAACATTAGCTCAATCTGGAATAATTGAAGTTATTTACGAACAAGATAAGTATCATAATACTGAAGATGGTTGAATAGCTAGAAAAATATTAAAAATAGCTGGCATCAAAACTAGAAAAATTGATGTTGATACTAGTGTTTTGGTAAATGTAGGTGATAATAACTATAAAGGATAA
- a CDS encoding MFS transporter, translating to MTSSDSIFVKIKNLGWKRTFALFLLAAIDVLVIASPYYLKNFVPNIHLYLGVEEQHTSYMTAIIGIVTLITQLPGGYLADKFSSKKLIFIGGILTALMTVWYATLILIKDNGIFSKDQLVNQYYIIYAIWGISSTPFFWTPLWKLVSQQVDAKNQGFAYGLQGSLNGVFGLVFVFAGGIIVTSLAQKYGQGSVSTISFATYIYLFAIILAAVSVGILFFVREFKSEEKFGISPKELFRAMSDWKVWALSLFVLGMYMFQSTLTYYFLQMLTNSLRAPAVLLTVIGGIRLYGLRFVISTWVGKFSDKLNSIVLFLVLTLFVGILIVAIALFLPGVSLANVNTFSTLNKNYQMVVIVVCITLFLLSSVLSWIMVTLRYTQANEIVIPKNSSGAVIAIMSFIGFSSDSWFYAIGGAVSTHYKVDGVVSQTGYQIIIALAIVVSLIGLLAGFAVYISNYKFLKKHNINFLRVRGIK from the coding sequence ATGACAAGTAGTGATTCAATATTTGTAAAAATTAAAAATTTAGGATGAAAAAGAACATTTGCCCTATTCTTACTTGCTGCTATCGATGTTCTAGTTATTGCTTCTCCTTATTATCTTAAAAACTTTGTTCCTAATATTCACCTATACTTAGGGGTAGAAGAACAACACACAAGTTATATGACTGCAATTATTGGGATTGTAACATTGATTACACAATTACCAGGTGGTTATTTAGCCGATAAATTTAGTTCTAAAAAATTGATTTTTATTGGTGGTATTTTAACCGCTTTAATGACTGTATGATATGCTACATTGATCTTAATTAAAGATAATGGTATTTTCTCAAAAGATCAATTAGTAAATCAATACTATATTATTTACGCAATTTGAGGAATTAGTTCAACACCATTTTTCTGAACACCACTTTGAAAATTAGTTTCACAACAGGTTGATGCTAAAAATCAAGGTTTTGCTTATGGATTACAAGGAAGTTTAAATGGTGTCTTTGGATTAGTTTTTGTATTTGCTGGTGGAATAATTGTAACTTCCTTAGCTCAAAAATATGGACAAGGAAGCGTTTCAACAATCAGTTTTGCTACATACATTTATCTATTTGCCATTATTTTGGCTGCGGTTTCAGTTGGAATTTTATTCTTTGTTAGAGAATTTAAATCTGAAGAAAAATTTGGTATTTCACCAAAAGAATTATTTAGAGCCATGTCTGACTGAAAAGTTTGAGCATTATCATTATTCGTTCTTGGAATGTATATGTTCCAATCGACATTAACATATTATTTCCTTCAAATGTTAACAAATAGTTTACGTGCACCTGCTGTTTTATTAACAGTAATTGGTGGAATAAGACTTTATGGATTAAGATTTGTTATTAGTACATGAGTTGGAAAATTCTCAGATAAGCTTAACTCAATAGTTCTATTCCTTGTATTAACTTTATTTGTTGGTATACTTATTGTGGCTATTGCGTTATTCCTTCCTGGAGTATCGCTTGCTAATGTAAATACGTTTAGTACGTTAAATAAAAACTACCAAATGGTAGTAATAGTTGTATGTATAACCTTATTCTTACTTTCTTCGGTATTGTCATGAATAATGGTAACTTTAAGATATACACAAGCAAATGAAATTGTTATACCAAAAAATTCAAGTGGAGCAGTTATTGCTATTATGAGTTTTATAGGATTTAGTTCTGATTCATGATTCTACGCTATTGGTGGAGCTGTGTCAACACACTATAAAGTGGATGGAGTTGTTTCACAAACAGGATACCAAATTATTATTGCTTTAGCAATTGTGGTTTCTTTAATTGGTTTATTAGCAGGATTTGCGGTATACATTTCAAATTACAAGTTTCTTAAAAAACACAATATTAATTTCTTACGTGTAAGAGGTATTAAATAA
- a CDS encoding thermonuclease family protein gives MKKLKKIFLFFMYLSPLSIVFSSASCNVEVKNNIETDKKTDKEINKQEYLVVHVIDGDTIVIIKDGKQVRVRLYGIDTPETYKVYSDGTNNSKSLAQLENLYATKAKDELKQLILNSQSIIKLKDLGLDKYERTLGVIYTRNNEDLNLKLVQNGLARVHYISSNPKSIYYTKTDFEKEYHKKLLLSESEAKTKELGFWVENITDVFMKG, from the coding sequence ATGAAGAAATTGAAGAAAATCTTTTTATTTTTTATGTATCTAAGTCCACTAAGCATTGTCTTTAGCAGTGCTTCGTGTAATGTAGAAGTTAAAAATAATATTGAAACTGATAAAAAAACAGACAAAGAAATAAACAAACAAGAATATCTTGTAGTCCACGTTATCGATGGTGATACTATTGTGATAATTAAAGACGGTAAACAAGTTAGAGTTAGACTTTATGGTATAGATACTCCTGAAACTTACAAAGTCTATTCAGATGGTACTAATAATTCTAAAAGTTTAGCTCAATTGGAAAATTTATATGCAACAAAAGCTAAGGATGAATTAAAACAATTAATTTTAAATAGTCAAAGTATTATTAAATTAAAAGACTTAGGACTAGATAAATATGAAAGAACATTAGGAGTAATTTATACACGCAATAATGAAGATTTGAACTTAAAATTAGTACAAAATGGATTAGCTAGAGTTCATTACATTAGTTCAAATCCAAAAAGTATTTACTACACCAAGACTGATTTTGAAAAAGAATATCACAAAAAATTGCTTTTAAGTGAAAGTGAAGCAAAAACTAAAGAACTAGGCTTTTGAGTTGAAAATATTACTGATGTATTTATGAAAGGATAA
- a CDS encoding TM2 domain-containing protein, producing the protein MIIKKMKQEEINSDIEKYQKLIEKREIVEKEIPEQWLLSNDSDKKYSIHLILSIFGFLFGIDRFYLGKYISGVIKTFLICVCTPLAFFVAFKTNIAELDPVTAYGFIPLIITTGALFWIIDLVIAIVKPRDSKFRGLKHDK; encoded by the coding sequence ATGATTATTAAAAAAATGAAACAAGAGGAAATTAATTCAGATATAGAAAAATATCAAAAGTTAATTGAAAAACGTGAAATTGTTGAAAAAGAAATACCCGAACAGTGGTTATTAAGTAATGATTCAGATAAAAAATATTCAATACATTTAATATTATCAATTTTTGGATTTTTATTCGGTATTGACAGATTTTATTTAGGTAAATATATCTCAGGAGTAATTAAAACATTTTTAATTTGTGTTTGTACACCATTAGCTTTTTTTGTAGCTTTCAAAACTAATATTGCTGAATTAGATCCTGTTACAGCTTATGGTTTCATCCCATTAATTATTACAACTGGAGCATTATTTTGAATTATAGATTTAGTGATCGCAATTGTAAAACCACGTGATAGCAAATTCAGGGGGTTAAAACATGACAAGTAG
- a CDS encoding IS3 family transposase — protein sequence MGKHLSSNHWFELINDWNNGLSRKIILEKYINFSGHWKLKANGIRTFFRTLKYRAKVYNKGMEYILTSKKHPSEMKKRGRPRKENKDQEIDWSDFKREELIEIAKRYVEITKDMPKREKTKESKALTETSITKISKLLKISRQSIYNTRKRDCSTKKWNSTIPEKYREEILEARRKHKNAGRTKLSKIMQNDFNIVLNERTLGRFLSKNNLNSEIRKRRRTKEIKDINYIGEDLVKRDYNDSQNLNIKCTDITYLPATKDAIQNHVYLSVIIDHRSKLVESFQLSFYNDLDLVMDNLNKNNFNNKTFIVHSDHGFQYTNERFIDKVKSLNGRTSYSRIGNSLDNREAEYWFSVLKTEFIRDLNVRNLTLKMLNDEIKKFINYYNNERIQSNLNWKTPKQFAMMS from the coding sequence ATGGGAAAACATTTATCTTCCAATCATTGATTCGAACTCATCAATGATTGGAATAATGGATTATCTAGAAAGATAATCCTTGAAAAATATATTAATTTTTCTGGGCACTGAAAGTTAAAAGCCAACGGGATAAGAACTTTTTTTAGAACATTAAAATATAGAGCAAAAGTTTATAATAAAGGTATGGAATACATTTTAACAAGCAAAAAACATCCTAGTGAGATGAAGAAACGTGGAAGACCCAGAAAAGAAAATAAAGATCAAGAAATTGATTGAAGTGATTTTAAGAGAGAAGAATTGATAGAAATTGCTAAAAGATATGTTGAGATAACTAAAGACATGCCTAAAAGAGAAAAAACAAAAGAATCAAAAGCATTAACTGAAACATCAATTACTAAAATTTCTAAATTATTGAAGATTTCAAGACAATCTATTTATAATACAAGAAAAAGAGATTGTTCAACTAAAAAATGAAATTCTACAATACCTGAAAAATATAGAGAAGAGATTTTAGAAGCTAGAAGAAAACATAAAAATGCAGGCAGAACTAAATTATCAAAAATCATGCAAAATGACTTTAATATAGTATTAAATGAAAGAACTTTAGGGAGATTTCTTAGCAAAAACAACTTAAATTCAGAAATAAGAAAACGTAGAAGAACAAAAGAAATAAAAGATATTAATTACATAGGAGAAGACTTAGTTAAAAGAGATTATAACGATTCTCAAAATCTCAATATTAAGTGTACTGATATAACATACTTACCTGCTACAAAAGATGCAATCCAAAACCACGTTTATCTTTCTGTGATTATTGATCATAGATCTAAATTAGTTGAATCATTTCAACTATCTTTTTACAATGATCTTGACTTAGTTATGGATAATTTAAATAAAAATAATTTCAATAATAAAACTTTTATAGTTCATTCGGACCATGGATTTCAATATACAAACGAAAGATTTATAGATAAAGTCAAATCATTGAATGGAAGAACTTCATACTCAAGAATTGGTAATAGTCTGGATAATAGAGAAGCAGAATATTGGTTCTCGGTGTTGAAAACTGAATTCATTAGAGATTTGAATGTAAGAAATTTAACGTTAAAAATGTTAAATGATGAAATAAAAAAATTCATAAATTATTATAATAATGAAAGAATACAATCAAATTTAAATTGAAAAACACCAAAGCAATTTGCAATGATGTCTTAA
- a CDS encoding type I restriction-modification system subunit M: MSNNISKQSTQRAELHKRIWAIADEVRGSVDGWDFKQYVLGILFYRFISENITEYFNKDEHESGNLDFDYKNISDELAIENFKEDSVTEKGFFIMPSQLFSNVVKNATTNENLNVDLDKVFKNIESSAVGSDSEEDIKGLFDDIDITSNRLGNTVKEKNDRLKKILNGIAEINFESFIENDIDAFGDAYEFLISNYASNAGKSGGEFFTPQSVSKLLARIVMDGKTKINKVYDPTCGSGSLLLQMKKQYSEGIIEEGFYGQEINMTNFNLARMNMFLHNVNYNDFWIKRGDTLLQPLHMDQKPFDAIVSNPPYSLKWIGEDDPTLINDERFAPAGRLAPKSKADFAFILHSLHHLSSQGRAAIVCFPGIFYRKGAEKTICKYLVDNNFIDCIIQLPDNLFFGTSIATCILVMSKNKTENKVLFIDASKEFKKETNNNILSDENIENIVKEFRNREEIQYFSRYVDKEEIEKNDYDLSVLKYIEKEDTREKIDIKVLNQEIKETVQRINELRNAIDEIVEELEGDE; this comes from the coding sequence ATGAGTAATAATATTTCAAAACAATCAACACAAAGAGCTGAGCTACATAAGAGAATTTGAGCTATAGCAGATGAAGTTCGTGGCTCAGTAGATGGATGAGATTTTAAACAATATGTTTTGGGCATTCTTTTCTATCGTTTTATTTCAGAAAATATAACTGAATATTTTAATAAAGATGAGCATGAATCTGGAAACTTAGATTTTGATTATAAAAATATAAGTGATGAATTAGCTATTGAAAACTTTAAGGAAGATAGTGTAACTGAAAAAGGTTTTTTCATTATGCCTAGTCAATTATTTTCAAATGTTGTAAAAAATGCAACAACTAACGAGAATCTAAATGTGGATTTAGATAAAGTATTTAAAAATATTGAAAGTAGTGCTGTTGGAAGTGATTCTGAAGAAGATATTAAAGGTTTATTTGATGATATTGATATAACGAGCAATAGATTAGGAAATACAGTAAAAGAAAAAAATGATCGTCTTAAAAAAATATTAAATGGAATTGCTGAAATTAATTTTGAGAGCTTTATTGAAAATGACATTGACGCTTTCGGTGATGCATATGAATTTTTAATTTCAAATTATGCAAGTAATGCAGGTAAATCTGGAGGAGAATTTTTCACACCTCAATCTGTTTCTAAACTTCTTGCAAGAATTGTGATGGATGGTAAAACTAAAATTAATAAAGTGTATGACCCTACTTGTGGTTCTGGTTCACTTTTATTACAAATGAAAAAACAATATAGTGAAGGAATTATTGAAGAAGGTTTTTACGGTCAAGAAATTAATATGACAAACTTTAACTTAGCAAGAATGAATATGTTTTTACATAATGTAAACTATAATGATTTTTGAATTAAAAGAGGTGACACATTACTTCAACCTTTACATATGGACCAAAAACCATTTGATGCTATTGTTTCTAATCCTCCTTATTCTCTTAAATGAATAGGTGAAGATGATCCAACATTAATTAATGATGAACGTTTTGCTCCTGCAGGAAGACTTGCACCTAAATCTAAGGCTGATTTTGCGTTTATTTTACACTCATTACACCATCTTTCTTCACAAGGTAGAGCAGCAATAGTTTGCTTCCCAGGGATTTTCTATCGTAAAGGTGCTGAAAAAACTATTTGTAAATATTTAGTGGATAACAACTTTATTGACTGTATCATTCAACTACCTGATAACTTATTTTTTGGTACTTCAATTGCTACATGTATTCTAGTTATGTCTAAAAATAAAACTGAAAACAAAGTTTTATTCATTGATGCATCTAAAGAATTTAAGAAAGAAACCAATAATAACATTCTAAGTGATGAAAACATCGAAAACATTGTTAAAGAATTTAGAAACAGAGAAGAAATTCAATACTTCTCTAGATATGTTGATAAAGAAGAAATAGAAAAAAATGATTATGATCTATCTGTTTTAAAATACATTGAAAAAGAAGATACTAGAGAAAAAATTGATATTAAAGTTTTAAACCAAGAAATTAAAGAAACTGTTCAAAGAATTAATGAATTAAGAAACGCTATTGATGAAATAGTTGAGGAGTTAGAAGGAGATGAATAA
- a CDS encoding thymidylate synthase, which yields MKQYLELLRNVKTNALRKSDRTGVGTISIFGTQTRYDLRDGFPLLTTKKMAWKAIVHELLWFLSGDTNIKYLVRNNVNIWNEWPYENYKKSKDFGGETFEEFVKKIKENDCFADKYGNLGPVYGKQWRDFNGVDQITELINEIKVKPFSRRLIVSAWNPSEVKDMALPPCHAFFQFYVNENKELSLQLYQRSADLFLGVPFNIASYSLLLMMIAQVCDLKVGEFVHTIGDAHIYLNHFEQVDTQLSREPLELPIVKLNPNIKNIFDFKFEDIELVNYKSHEKIKGKVAV from the coding sequence ATGAAACAATATTTGGAATTATTAAGAAATGTAAAAACAAACGCTTTAAGAAAATCTGATCGTACAGGAGTAGGTACAATTAGTATTTTTGGTACACAAACTCGTTATGATTTACGTGATGGATTTCCCTTATTAACGACAAAGAAAATGGCTTGAAAAGCTATTGTTCATGAGTTATTATGATTTTTAAGTGGTGATACAAATATTAAATATTTAGTAAGAAATAATGTTAATATTTGAAATGAATGACCATACGAAAATTATAAAAAATCAAAAGATTTCGGTGGTGAGACATTTGAAGAGTTTGTCAAAAAAATTAAAGAAAATGACTGTTTTGCAGACAAATACGGAAATTTAGGACCGGTGTATGGTAAGCAATGAAGAGATTTTAATGGGGTTGATCAAATTACAGAATTAATAAATGAAATTAAAGTAAAACCATTCTCAAGACGTCTAATAGTTAGTGCTTGAAATCCATCTGAAGTTAAAGATATGGCACTTCCACCATGTCATGCATTTTTCCAATTTTATGTTAATGAAAATAAAGAATTGTCATTACAACTTTACCAAAGAAGTGCAGATTTATTTTTAGGCGTTCCTTTCAATATTGCTTCTTATTCATTATTATTAATGATGATTGCCCAAGTGTGTGATTTAAAAGTCGGAGAGTTTGTTCATACTATTGGTGATGCACATATTTACCTAAATCATTTCGAACAAGTTGACACTCAATTGTCTAGAGAACCACTAGAATTACCTATTGTAAAACTAAATCCTAACATTAAAAATATCTTCGATTTCAAGTTCGAAGATATTGAATTAGTTAATTATAAATCTCATGAAAAAATTAAAGGTAAGGTTGCGGTTTAA
- the nrdF gene encoding class 1b ribonucleoside-diphosphate reductase subunit beta gives MNNEYYKKSNNPLNFVKNGQTGPLRAVNWNVINDEKDLEVWTRVTQNFWLPEKIPVSNDLKSWNQMDKKWQQLVTRTFTGLTLLDTIQATLGDTAQIPNALTDHEQVIYANFAFMVGVHARSYGTIFSTLNTSEEIEEAHEWVINNEKLQARAKFLIPFYTSDDPLKSKIAAALMPGFLLYGGFYLPFYLSARAQLPNTSDIIRLILRDKVLHNYYSGYKYRKKVEKLSPEKQQEYKKFVYDTLFKLIELEEEFLRDLYDGFGLADEAIAFSLYNAGKFLQNCGYDSPFTPEETKISPEVFAQLSARADENHDFFSGNGSSYVMGVTEETEDEDWEF, from the coding sequence ATGAATAATGAGTACTACAAAAAATCAAATAACCCTCTTAATTTTGTTAAAAATGGTCAAACTGGACCACTAAGAGCAGTTAATTGAAACGTAATTAATGATGAAAAAGACTTAGAAGTTTGAACAAGAGTAACACAAAACTTCTGATTACCAGAAAAGATTCCTGTATCAAATGACTTAAAGTCTTGAAATCAAATGGACAAAAAATGACAACAACTAGTAACCAGAACGTTTACTGGTTTAACACTACTTGATACAATTCAAGCTACATTGGGAGATACCGCACAAATTCCTAATGCATTAACTGACCATGAACAAGTTATATATGCCAATTTTGCATTTATGGTTGGTGTTCATGCACGTAGTTATGGAACTATATTTTCAACACTAAATACCTCTGAAGAAATCGAAGAGGCACATGAATGAGTAATTAATAATGAGAAATTACAAGCAAGAGCAAAATTTCTTATTCCATTTTACACATCTGATGATCCATTAAAGTCTAAAATCGCAGCGGCTTTAATGCCTGGATTCTTACTTTATGGAGGATTTTACTTACCTTTTTATCTTTCAGCTAGAGCTCAATTACCTAATACTAGCGATATTATAAGACTTATTTTAAGAGATAAAGTTTTACACAATTATTATTCTGGTTATAAATATCGTAAAAAAGTTGAAAAACTTTCACCAGAAAAACAACAAGAATACAAAAAGTTCGTTTACGACACATTATTTAAATTAATTGAATTGGAAGAAGAATTCCTAAGAGATTTATATGATGGTTTTGGACTTGCTGATGAAGCTATTGCATTTAGTCTTTACAACGCAGGTAAATTTTTACAAAATTGCGGATATGACTCTCCATTTACACCTGAAGAAACAAAAATTTCACCAGAAGTTTTTGCACAATTATCTGCTAGAGCAGACGAAAACCATGACTTCTTCTCAGGCAATGGAAGTTCATATGTTATGGGTGTAACTGAAGAAACAGAAGATGAAGATTGAGAGTTTTAA
- a CDS encoding glycerophosphodiester phosphodiesterase family protein, which produces MNKQLILGHRGYSGIAPENTKLAFDSAVLFGFDGVEMDVHQTKDGELVVIHDEDTKRTAKEEFKILTTNYKKMENLDYSSFFKIKTPKQKLLTLKEFLDLYAYVDTFKMINIEIKTDVIEYENIEQKINDLCLQYPNIEEKLVFSSFNFNSLRKLKKINPKWKLGFLFWTKKQLTSIQKQEVIDTVDYLHPWTKIYKRDKNLITSYKLPLNLWTIKSEKEYQEFKKDKNVLSQISNYKF; this is translated from the coding sequence ATGAATAAACAATTAATTTTAGGTCACAGAGGTTATTCAGGAATTGCTCCTGAAAATACAAAATTGGCATTTGATTCAGCAGTTTTATTTGGTTTTGATGGCGTTGAAATGGATGTTCATCAAACCAAAGATGGTGAATTAGTAGTAATTCATGACGAAGATACAAAAAGAACAGCTAAAGAAGAATTTAAAATTTTAACCACAAATTACAAAAAAATGGAAAATTTAGATTACAGCTCATTTTTCAAAATTAAAACACCAAAGCAAAAATTATTAACTCTTAAAGAATTTTTAGACTTATACGCTTATGTTGATACTTTTAAAATGATTAACATTGAAATCAAAACAGATGTAATTGAATATGAAAACATTGAGCAAAAAATCAATGATTTATGTTTACAATATCCAAACATTGAAGAAAAATTAGTTTTTAGTTCATTTAATTTTAATAGCTTAAGAAAATTGAAAAAAATTAATCCCAAATGAAAACTTGGATTCCTTTTCTGAACAAAAAAACAATTAACATCTATACAAAAGCAAGAAGTTATTGATACAGTAGATTATTTACATCCATGAACAAAAATATACAAAAGAGATAAAAACTTGATTACATCATATAAATTACCTCTAAATCTCTGAACAATTAAATCAGAAAAAGAATATCAAGAATTCAAAAAAGATAAAAATGTTTTAAGTCAAATAAGTAATTATAAATTCTAA
- a CDS encoding dihydrofolate reductase, translated as MIKLIVALDKNNLIGKGNQMPWHIKEEFQHFKRTTIGHSLLFGKNTFLGLLKKLNGRKNIVLSENDIENSDLTIHNEEELIELFNRFKNSDEVLFIAGGKTIYEKYFDWADELIISRIHNEYDGNVYLNLDLSNYYLDKVESHEFFDVEIYKKINKEHFYEKR; from the coding sequence ATGATTAAATTAATTGTTGCTTTAGACAAAAATAATTTAATCGGCAAAGGCAATCAGATGCCGTGACATATAAAGGAAGAATTTCAACATTTTAAGAGAACAACTATTGGTCACTCATTACTGTTTGGGAAAAATACATTTCTTGGTTTGCTTAAGAAATTAAATGGTAGAAAAAACATTGTTTTATCTGAGAATGACATCGAAAATTCTGATTTAACAATCCATAATGAAGAAGAATTAATCGAATTATTTAATAGATTTAAAAATAGCGATGAAGTATTATTTATTGCTGGCGGTAAGACAATTTACGAAAAATATTTTGATTGAGCTGATGAATTAATTATTTCAAGGATTCACAATGAATATGACGGTAATGTTTATTTAAATTTAGATTTAAGTAATTATTATTTAGACAAAGTAGAGTCACATGAATTTTTTGACGTTGAAATATATAAAAAAATAAATAAGGAGCATTTTTATGAAAAAAGATAA